The Amphiprion ocellaris isolate individual 3 ecotype Okinawa chromosome 6, ASM2253959v1, whole genome shotgun sequence genome contains a region encoding:
- the zgc:171971 gene encoding DNA-directed RNA polymerase III subunit RPC4 — protein sequence MTDLGDAASVPGASSSSSVAAAAAAGAALSFTAGRGLPGRVRSLASPAPPGRLTSLRTRDLTLGGALKKTKKTFEPNVHAVRRSKDELKEEIHMVPKKERRERDERRRENRRRRKEKPQTIQSHSIFEQGPADTVRKTGWRSATDVQDSSTSPVCKLVKKERKESEDDEDENEILSKLQRDDFIDDPGLRNDAKLKPIQLPLCQSSSFTKCQTLTTTTTCLENPPLFRPPSCGVMSRAGHSRNELPTPEKCSLGELLQDLSLSGREELFFMQLPDCMPGKASGLKVDSAQGSTVEKPAKKEGKLEDKRTAYFQAQDPVVKEGCPVLSQFPEGFLGKLQIRKSGKVELKLGDIVMDVSEGAAFSFLQQLVSVRLSEGRTGDMMVLGNVHHKLVLSPDFQALLRQASTQQPQDP from the exons ATGACCGACTTGGGGGATGCAGCAAGTGTTCCCGgcgcctcctcctcttcctccgtagcggcagcagcagcagcaggggccGCCCTGAGCTTCACTGCGGGCAGAGGACTCCCAGGCCGGGTCAGGAGCTTGGCCTCCCCGGCTCCACCTGGAAGGCTGACCTCCCTCAGAACCAGGGACCTGACACTGGGAGGAGCcctcaaaaaaacaaag aaaacctttgagCCTAATGTCCACGCTGTCAGGAGGAGTAAAGACGA GTTAAAGGAAGAAATCCACATGGTTCCTaaaaaggagagaagagagagggatgagaggaggagagagaacagaaggaggaggaaagagaagcCTCAGACCATCCAGTCTCATTCCATCTTTGAACAGGGTCCTGCCGACACTGTACGCAAAACAG GGTGGCGTAGTGCTACAGATGTGCAGGACTCTAGCACCTCTCCTGTCTGCAAACTGgtgaagaaagagaggaaagagtcagaagatgatgaagatgaaaatgagataCTCAGTAAACTACAAAGAGATGAC TTTATAGATGATCCAGGTCTGAGGAATGATGCCAAGCTGAAGCCAATCCAGCTGCCTCTGTGTCAGTCCAGCAGCTTCACCAAGTGTCAGACGctgaccaccaccaccacat GTTTAGAGAACCCCCCTCTGTTCAGGCCTCCGTCCTGTGGAGTTATGAGTAGAGCAGGCCACAGCAGGAATGAGCTGCCCACACCAGAGAAGTGTTCCTTGGGAGAACTGCTGCAGGATCTCAGCCTTTCTGGCAGAGAGGAGCTTTTCTTCATGCAGTTACCCGACTGCATGCCGGGCAAAGCATCTGGACTGAAGGTCGACTCCGCTCAGGGATCTACAGTTGAGAAACCTGCAAAGAAGGAAGGCAAGCTTGAAGACAAGAGGACTGCATACTTTCAAGCACAA GATCCTGTGGTGAAGGAGGGTTGTCCTGTGCTCTCACAGTTCCCTGAAGGATTTCTGGGTAAACTGCAAATCAGGAAGTCCGGAAAGGTGGAGCTGAAGCTGGGTGACATTGTCATGGATGTCTCAGAGGGAGCTGCATTCTCCTTTCTGCAG CAACTGGTATCCGTGCGTCTGTCTGAGGGTCGAACTGGAGACATGATGGTGTTGGGAAACGTACACCACAAACTGGTCTTATCTCCTGATTTCCAGGCTTTACTGAGACAAGCCTCAACACAGCAACCACAGGACCCCTAA
- the tfam gene encoding transcription factor A, mitochondrial yields MAPFNLMTAGVSLLAKSFSVLSCTSALARCTSVLPAAYINPVKCLTSQASGPPKRPLNGYMRYVQQQKPIVTRQNPEIKVVDLVKKIAQQWRMMSPEQKRPYQDAFVKANEQFKVDLQHYQAQLTPAQLQQQALEKRQRLDKRRAIRKKRELSSLGKPKRPRSPFNIFMSEHFEEARGVTTPAKMKSLLEDWRNLFSHQKQVYTQLAEDDKIRYKNEMKSWEDHMVEIGREDVVREQTLSAKKKATAKSTAAKKETKKAKVVKKATGGGKSKATRKTSKSISAKTASQRSTKKS; encoded by the exons ATGGCACCGTTCAATTTAATGACAGCAGGTGTTAGCCTTCTGGCTAAGTCCTTCAGTGTGCTCTCCTGCACAAGTGCTCTGGCAAG GTGTACCAGTGTCCTACCTGCTGCATATATCAACCCAGTGAAATGTCTAACCTCTCAGGCCAGTGGCCCCCCAAAGAGACCTCTGAATGGATACATGAGATATGTTCAACAACAGAAGCCTATTGTGACCAGACAAAACCCAG AAATCAAAGTAGTGGATCTTGTTAAGAAGATTGCCCAGCAGTGGAGAATGATGAGCCCAGAGCAGAAACGG CCTTATCAGGACGCCTTTGTCAAAGCCAACGAGCAATTCAAGGTGGACCTGCAGCACTACCAGGCCCAGCTGACTCCAGCACAGCTCCAGCAACAAGCCCTGGAGAAAAGGCAGAGACTGGACAAGAGGAGGGCCATTCGAAAGAAGAGG GAGTTAAGCAGCCTGGGGAAACCCAAGCGTCCTCGCTCCCCTTTCAACATCTTCATGTCAGAGCACTTTGAGGAGGCTAGAGGAGTCACCACCCCG GCAAAGATGAAGTCATTGTTGGAGGACTGGAGGAATCTGTTCAGCCATCAGAAACAG GTCTACACACAGCTTGCAGAAGATGACAAGATTCGCTACAAGAATGAGATGAAGTCGTGGGAAGACCACATGGTGGAGATTGGACGAGAGGACGTGGTCCGAGAGCAGACCCTGTCTGCCAAGAAGAAAGCCACTGCTAAAAGTACAGCAgccaagaaagaaacaaagaaagctAAAGTAGTGAAGAAAGCCACTGGTGGAGGAAAGTCAAAAGCAACCAGGAAGACATCGAAAAGTATCTCCGCAAAAACTGCTTCCCAAAGATCTACCAAGAAGTCATAA
- the ube2d1b gene encoding ubiquitin-conjugating enzyme E2 D1b, which yields MALKRIQKELQDLQRDPPAQCSAGPVGDDLFHWQATIMGPGDSPYQGGVFFLTIHFPTDYPFKPPKVAFTTKIYHPNINSNGSICLDILRSQWSPALTVSKVLLSICSLLCDPNPDDPLVPDIAHIYKNDKDKYNKLAKEWTQKYAM from the exons ATGGCACTCAAAAGAATACAGAAG GAGCTGCAAGACCTGCAGAGAGACCCTCCAGCAcagtgttctgctggaccagTGGGGGATGACT TGTTTCATTGGCAGGCGACCATAATGGGTCCG GGTGACAGTCCTTACCAAGGAGGAGTTTTCTTTCTCACTATCCACTTCCCTACCGACTACCCATTCAAGCCCCCAAAG GTAGCATTTACAACAAAGATTTATCACCCAAATATAAACAGCAACGGCAGTATCTGTTTGGACATTCTACGGTCACAGTGGTCTCCTGCACTAACAGTGTCTAAAG ttttattgtccATATGTTCATTGCTTTGTGATCCAAACCCAGATGACCCTTTAGTGCCAGACATAGCACACATCTACAAGAATGACAAAGACAA aTACAACAAACTAGCAAAAGAATGGACCCAAAAGTATGccatgtaa